One Pristiophorus japonicus isolate sPriJap1 chromosome 19, sPriJap1.hap1, whole genome shotgun sequence genomic window carries:
- the LOC139230350 gene encoding prostaglandin E synthase-like: MILNLKNEVFCSFVFYSVLSLIKMFAVAIITGQVRLRKKAFANPEDALRRGGLKFCRTDPDVERCRRAHCNDMECIYPFLFLGVLYCFLDPSPSIARIHFRIFFLARMLHTVAYLFALKAPTRSLAYTIGQIPCFSMAIKILINVASYW, encoded by the exons ATGATTTTGAACTTGAAGAATGAGGTCTTCTGCTCTTTCGTTTTCTACTCGGTCCTCTCCCTGATCAAGATGTTCGCCGTTGCGATCATCACAGGCCAAGTTCGACTGCGCAAAAAG GCGTTTGCCAACCCAGAAGACGCCCTGAGACGCGGAGGGCTGAAGTTTTGCCGAACTGACCCGGACGTGGAGCGTTGCCGGAG GGCCCACTGCAATGACATGGAGTGCATCTACCCCTTCCTCTTCCTGGGTGTGCTGTACTGCTTCCTGGATCCCAGCCCGTCCATCGCAAGGATCCACTTCCGGATCTTCTTCCTGGCCAGAATGCTTCACACCGTGGCCTACCTGTTCGCCCTGAAGGCTCCGACCCGGTCCCTGGCCTACACCATTGGACAGATCCCATGCTTCTCCATGGCCATCAAGATTCTGATCAACGTTGCCTCCTACTGGTGA